The following coding sequences lie in one Spirosoma sp. KUDC1026 genomic window:
- the prfA gene encoding peptide chain release factor 1 — protein sequence MLDQLEAIRERFDEVSQQIVQPEVVSDQKRFMKLSKEYKDLEKIVTQYQAYTQLLQEIDNAKQILATEKDEDFREMAKTELDELMPRRETMEETLKEMLIPKDPNDSKNVILEIRGGTGGDEAAIFAGDLFRMYQRFCEKMGWRMSLVDYTEGTSGGYKEIIAEVEGEDVYGKLKFESGVHRVQRVPATETQGRIHTSAASVAVLPEAEEVDVEINMNDIRKDTFCSSGAGGQSVNTTYSAVRLTHIPTGLVVQCQDERSQLKNLDKALTVLRSRLYEIELQKHNDAIASQRKTMVGSGDRSDKIRTYNYPQSRVTDHRIGMTVYNLTAVMDGDIGEFIEQLRITENAERLKEGATA from the coding sequence ATGCTTGATCAGTTAGAAGCTATCAGAGAGCGCTTCGACGAAGTTTCTCAGCAAATCGTGCAGCCCGAAGTTGTTTCGGACCAAAAGCGATTCATGAAGCTGAGTAAGGAATATAAAGACCTAGAAAAGATTGTTACGCAGTATCAGGCGTACACGCAACTGCTCCAGGAAATCGACAATGCCAAACAGATTCTAGCGACCGAAAAAGACGAAGATTTTCGGGAAATGGCGAAAACTGAGCTGGACGAGTTGATGCCACGCCGGGAAACGATGGAGGAAACGCTAAAGGAAATGCTGATCCCGAAAGATCCGAATGACAGCAAAAACGTCATTCTCGAAATCCGGGGCGGTACGGGTGGTGACGAAGCGGCCATTTTCGCGGGTGATCTCTTCCGGATGTACCAGCGTTTCTGCGAGAAAATGGGCTGGCGCATGTCGCTGGTCGATTATACGGAAGGTACGTCGGGTGGATACAAAGAAATCATTGCCGAGGTCGAAGGCGAAGACGTGTACGGCAAACTCAAATTTGAGTCGGGTGTACACCGGGTTCAGCGCGTACCCGCCACCGAAACCCAGGGTCGGATTCACACCTCGGCCGCCAGTGTGGCCGTGCTACCCGAAGCTGAAGAAGTTGACGTGGAAATTAACATGAACGACATCCGGAAAGATACGTTCTGTTCGTCGGGGGCCGGTGGTCAGTCCGTTAACACAACATACTCGGCCGTTCGTCTGACCCACATCCCAACGGGACTAGTCGTACAATGTCAGGATGAACGTTCGCAGTTGAAGAACCTGGACAAAGCTCTTACTGTACTTCGGTCACGGTTGTACGAAATTGAGTTACAGAAACACAACGACGCCATCGCTTCGCAGCGGAAAACGATGGTGGGCAGCGGTGACCGTTCCGACAAAATACGGACGTACAACTACCCACAAAGCCGCGTAACCGACCATCGGATCGGTATGACGGTGTATAACTTAACGGCAGTTATGGACGGTGACATCGGCGAATTCATCGAGCAACTACGTATCACCGAAAACGCCGAACGGCTGAAAGAAGGCGCGACGGCTTAA
- the thiL gene encoding thiamine-phosphate kinase gives MTDLNTLGEFGLIERIRQATPAPTHPETVRGIGDDAAVFDWGDEYGLLATDMMVEGVHFDLTYMPLKHLGYKVVAINVSDIAAMNGLPLQITVNIGLSSRFPVEAVDELYEGIRAACEAYNVDLVGGDTSSSRSGLILSVSVLGKVAKDLITYRHTAQPNDVLCVTGDLGSAYLGLQLLEREKQVFLADPNMQPSISEERSYLLQRQLRPDARTDIVHELRDLGIRPTAMIDISDGLASELLHLCRQSGTGAVIFDENLPIDDQTHLAAEEFKISPVTAALNGGEDYELLFTVRPQEFDKLSTNARITAIGYLTADPAQVILATKAGQQTPIRAQGWGNNAAQ, from the coding sequence ATGACTGATTTGAATACACTGGGGGAGTTTGGCCTGATTGAACGCATTCGCCAGGCAACCCCCGCCCCTACGCATCCCGAAACGGTTCGCGGCATTGGCGACGACGCAGCCGTGTTCGACTGGGGCGATGAGTACGGCCTGCTGGCAACGGACATGATGGTTGAGGGCGTTCATTTCGATCTGACCTATATGCCTCTGAAGCACCTGGGCTATAAAGTAGTGGCGATTAACGTATCGGACATTGCGGCCATGAACGGCCTGCCGCTGCAAATTACGGTCAATATTGGTCTGAGCAGCCGCTTTCCGGTGGAAGCCGTTGATGAACTATATGAAGGTATCCGGGCGGCTTGCGAAGCATATAATGTTGATCTGGTCGGGGGCGATACGTCTTCGTCGCGATCCGGTCTTATCCTGTCGGTTTCGGTATTAGGTAAAGTAGCCAAAGATCTGATTACGTACCGGCACACGGCGCAGCCTAACGACGTTCTGTGCGTAACGGGCGATCTGGGCTCGGCTTATCTGGGCCTACAGCTGCTCGAACGGGAGAAACAGGTGTTCCTGGCCGATCCGAATATGCAGCCGTCCATCTCGGAAGAGCGGAGTTATTTGCTTCAACGACAACTTCGTCCCGACGCCCGCACTGACATTGTTCACGAACTGCGGGACCTGGGCATTCGGCCAACAGCTATGATCGATATTTCGGACGGGCTCGCTTCTGAACTACTCCATCTCTGCCGGCAGTCAGGCACAGGCGCGGTTATTTTCGACGAGAATCTGCCGATCGATGACCAGACGCACCTAGCGGCCGAAGAATTCAAGATCAGCCCCGTAACGGCGGCCCTGAACGGTGGCGAAGACTACGAACTATTATTTACCGTCCGACCACAGGAATTCGATAAGTTATCAACCAACGCACGTATCACGGCCATTGGTTATCTAACTGCCGACCCGGCACAGGTTATTCTGGCCACGAAAGCCGGTCAGCAGACCCCGATTCGGGCGCAGGGATGGGGGAATAACGCGGCTCAGTAA
- a CDS encoding cytochrome b5 domain-containing protein, with translation MYNKTQTDSLKQYTRAQLALRNGTDRDEIWCAHAGLIYDVSSSRLWRNGKHYEHWAGQDLTAELANAPHADWVFTKFPVVGQLI, from the coding sequence ATGTACAACAAGACACAAACAGATTCCTTAAAACAATACACGCGCGCTCAACTGGCACTACGTAATGGAACGGATCGCGACGAAATCTGGTGTGCTCACGCCGGACTTATTTATGATGTTTCCAGCTCAAGGCTCTGGCGGAACGGTAAGCACTATGAGCACTGGGCCGGGCAGGATCTCACCGCCGAACTGGCCAACGCTCCCCATGCCGACTGGGTGTTCACTAAATTTCCCGTTGTCGGCCAACTGATCTAA
- a CDS encoding BadF/BadG/BcrA/BcrD ATPase family protein — translation MILIADSGSTKTDWLLIDRQGSRRVLQTNGFNPYYQTTEQVYTTLQTQLLPELPADDVTDVFFYGAGCSGPAVNHIIADAIRRLLPKAQTVDVNSDMLGAARSAAGHESGIVCILGTGSNACRYDGSQITQGILSLGFWLGDEGSGGYLGKTLVRDFFQNRLPDDLRIAFVGKYALDRPTLLENAYQKPYPNRYFAGFTPFLTEHLTHPYVQQLVIDAFRLFLETYVVRLPDANKLPIHFVGSIAYYFKAQLGQAVSQAGLALGRLVKSPIDQLADYHRA, via the coding sequence ATGATACTGATTGCCGACAGCGGTTCAACAAAAACCGACTGGTTGCTGATTGATCGACAGGGGTCCCGCCGTGTTCTACAGACCAACGGCTTCAACCCATATTACCAGACAACGGAGCAGGTTTATACTACGTTACAGACCCAGCTTCTGCCCGAATTACCCGCTGATGATGTCACCGACGTTTTTTTCTACGGAGCTGGCTGCAGTGGTCCTGCCGTGAACCATATTATTGCGGATGCCATTCGCCGACTGCTGCCCAAGGCGCAAACGGTGGACGTAAACAGCGACATGCTGGGAGCCGCCCGGTCGGCAGCGGGGCATGAGTCGGGGATTGTGTGCATTCTGGGAACGGGTTCCAACGCCTGCCGGTATGACGGGAGTCAGATCACCCAGGGGATTCTGTCGCTGGGATTCTGGCTGGGCGACGAAGGGAGCGGGGGATACCTGGGCAAAACGTTGGTACGCGATTTTTTTCAGAACCGGCTCCCCGATGACCTGCGAATCGCCTTTGTCGGAAAGTACGCGCTCGACCGGCCCACTCTGCTGGAAAACGCGTACCAGAAACCGTATCCAAACCGATATTTCGCCGGATTTACACCCTTTCTGACCGAGCATTTGACCCACCCATACGTACAGCAGCTGGTTATAGATGCATTCCGGTTATTTCTGGAAACATACGTCGTTCGGTTGCCGGATGCTAACAAGCTGCCGATTCACTTTGTCGGCTCGATCGCCTACTATTTTAAAGCGCAGCTAGGGCAGGCTGTTTCGCAGGCGGGGCTAGCGCTGGGTCGACTTGTCAAATCGCCTATTGATCAGCTTGCCGACTATCATCGGGCCTGA
- a CDS encoding ferredoxin--NADP reductase, producing MANRYFLKVKEVIRETPDAVTITFWHPINEEIRYQPGQFLTFLLNINGQKLRRSYSMASSPHVDVSLAVSIKRVPGGMASNYLCDRIKAGDILETLEPMGTFVPKLEPQNRRTVVLVGAGSGITPLFSMAKSILHVEPNSRVWLIYGNRNQQAIIYKAHLDAMEQAYGKSRFQVTHVLSQPEAGWDGLEGRLNQHTLTRLLEGHLAKEIQNASFYLCGPEGLLTEVRSALTIMGVPTTQVFKESYATAPVPVGEVIDEPVTAEDSGSPEVTVLYEGSEYKFAVAPHQTILEAALDLDIDLPYSCQAGMCTACLGRCVSGTVKLDEEDGLSESELKAGYVLTCVAHPVGRDVVIEIE from the coding sequence ATGGCAAATCGGTATTTTTTGAAAGTAAAAGAGGTGATTCGGGAAACTCCCGACGCCGTGACTATAACGTTCTGGCATCCCATTAACGAAGAGATCCGTTATCAGCCGGGTCAGTTTTTAACGTTCCTGCTCAATATCAACGGACAGAAGCTGCGTCGATCCTATTCGATGGCGTCATCGCCCCATGTAGACGTATCGCTGGCGGTATCGATCAAGCGGGTACCGGGTGGGATGGCTTCCAACTACCTCTGCGATCGAATCAAAGCGGGCGATATTCTGGAAACGCTGGAACCCATGGGCACCTTCGTCCCGAAACTGGAACCCCAGAACCGCCGGACAGTTGTTCTGGTGGGTGCGGGTAGTGGTATTACGCCCCTGTTCTCGATGGCTAAGTCAATTCTGCACGTAGAGCCAAATAGCCGGGTATGGCTGATTTATGGCAACCGTAACCAGCAGGCAATCATTTACAAAGCGCATCTGGATGCGATGGAACAAGCCTATGGCAAGTCGCGCTTTCAGGTTACTCACGTACTGAGTCAGCCTGAAGCTGGCTGGGATGGACTGGAAGGGCGCCTGAACCAGCATACCCTGACCCGGTTGCTGGAAGGACACCTGGCTAAAGAAATTCAGAATGCCAGCTTCTACCTCTGCGGTCCTGAAGGTCTGCTAACCGAAGTACGCTCGGCGCTGACGATTATGGGTGTACCAACCACTCAGGTGTTCAAGGAGAGCTACGCAACGGCGCCCGTTCCGGTTGGCGAAGTGATTGACGAACCCGTCACGGCTGAAGACAGCGGATCGCCAGAAGTAACAGTGCTGTACGAAGGGAGCGAATACAAATTTGCCGTAGCTCCGCATCAGACCATTCTGGAAGCCGCTCTCGATCTGGACATTGATCTACCTTATTCCTGTCAGGCCGGTATGTGCACCGCCTGCCTGGGACGTTGCGTCTCCGGCACGGTGAAGCTGGATGAAGAGGACGGCCTGTCGGAATCCGAGCTGAAAGCCGGTTACGTTCTCACCTGCGTAGCGCATCCCGTCGGGCGGGACGTCGTGATTGAGATTGAGTAA
- a CDS encoding M56 family metallopeptidase — protein MLTINLVKLLTSPTATALGWTLVHAIWQGFALVLPTAIALYLLRSRSSALRYRLGILALAAQLLVSVVTFSFYYEPFVPSVSTGAAQLMSASWQQNVGVLPWHQQVRRFLEGHLSQFVVLYLIGLVIFGLRLAGGWLYLQRLSRLATPPANTLWNTLVNQLRATMALRPVIQIRESASVAVPVVVGIMKPILLIPVGLATSLSVQEVEAVLAHELAHIKRQDYAVNLLQSLVDVLYFFHPALWWLSARVREERELCCDDLAVQACGGDGRRLAQALARMEELRLLQTAPTPALAMAFAQKRLQLLHRVRRMLGVPTRSIVSNRSLAGLTLATILLVSASVYAIQQQHPKPKAPKKTKAIPTVRYKLGQRKEFGITNQSRIEYVIWNGKQLSTKQVAQLSTQLQNVFAGTLSLDNVAQPNRDILLAVIESRYTSLSIPENREKFRQTIDSLQQTDWYKQKVDGLTQIDHEAIVAPALTNIPLSSDGTVKGLAKVRYDSIIERAFSSVDTTWFSRRF, from the coding sequence ATGCTGACCATAAACCTCGTTAAGCTGTTGACCAGTCCCACCGCCACTGCGCTGGGCTGGACGTTAGTACACGCTATCTGGCAGGGTTTTGCCCTCGTCCTACCAACGGCGATTGCGTTGTATCTGCTACGTAGCCGGAGCAGTGCGTTACGGTACCGCCTGGGTATTCTGGCGCTGGCGGCCCAGTTGCTGGTGTCGGTCGTTACGTTCAGTTTTTATTACGAGCCCTTTGTTCCTTCTGTTAGTACCGGTGCGGCACAACTTATGTCGGCATCCTGGCAACAGAATGTGGGGGTGTTGCCCTGGCATCAGCAGGTACGGCGATTTCTGGAAGGTCATTTGAGTCAGTTCGTGGTTCTATACCTGATCGGGCTGGTTATCTTCGGTCTGCGACTGGCCGGAGGCTGGCTATATCTACAGCGGCTAAGCCGATTGGCCACCCCACCAGCCAACACGCTCTGGAATACGCTTGTCAATCAGCTACGGGCAACAATGGCTCTCCGCCCAGTTATCCAGATTCGCGAATCGGCCAGTGTTGCGGTTCCGGTTGTGGTGGGCATTATGAAACCGATTTTACTAATTCCTGTTGGCCTAGCCACCAGCCTATCGGTGCAGGAAGTGGAGGCTGTATTGGCCCACGAACTGGCTCACATTAAACGGCAGGATTACGCCGTTAACCTGCTTCAGTCTCTTGTCGACGTACTGTATTTCTTTCATCCAGCGCTCTGGTGGTTGTCAGCACGGGTTCGGGAGGAGCGCGAACTCTGCTGCGACGATCTGGCCGTACAAGCCTGCGGGGGCGATGGTCGCCGACTGGCCCAGGCTCTGGCCCGCATGGAAGAACTACGTTTGCTCCAAACAGCGCCAACGCCCGCCCTGGCAATGGCTTTTGCCCAAAAACGGCTTCAACTACTCCACCGCGTTCGCCGGATGCTGGGCGTGCCTACTCGCTCCATCGTGTCAAACAGAAGTCTGGCCGGACTAACGCTGGCGACAATTCTGCTGGTAAGTGCATCGGTTTATGCCATCCAGCAGCAACACCCGAAGCCAAAAGCGCCAAAGAAAACAAAAGCTATCCCTACTGTTCGGTATAAACTGGGACAACGTAAAGAGTTTGGTATTACTAATCAATCGCGGATAGAATATGTCATTTGGAATGGAAAGCAATTATCCACCAAACAGGTGGCTCAACTAAGCACTCAGCTACAAAATGTTTTTGCGGGTACTCTTTCATTAGATAATGTCGCTCAACCTAACCGCGATATTCTCTTGGCCGTTATTGAGAGTCGATACACTTCTTTGTCGATTCCGGAAAACAGGGAAAAATTTAGGCAAACGATAGACAGCCTTCAACAGACTGATTGGTATAAGCAAAAGGTCGATGGTTTAACTCAAATTGATCACGAGGCAATCGTAGCCCCTGCCTTAACCAATATCCCTCTCAGCTCTGACGGTACGGTAAAAGGACTGGCGAAGGTACGGTACGATAGTATAATAGAACGGGCGTTTTCTTCTGTAGATACGACCTGGTTCAGTCGTCGTTTTTAG
- a CDS encoding BlaI/MecI/CopY family transcriptional regulator: protein MKPTDSELEILQVLWANGPSTVRQVHDKLSQSREIGYTTALKLMQIMHEKGLLTRDEDNRSHTYTAAVDEEATQQSLLDRFVETAFRGSASKLVMQLLGQHKASKEELDEIKNLLNQIDADHKPR from the coding sequence ATGAAGCCAACGGACAGTGAACTGGAAATTCTGCAGGTACTCTGGGCAAATGGGCCCAGCACGGTGCGGCAGGTGCACGACAAGCTCAGCCAGAGCCGGGAAATTGGCTACACGACGGCGCTGAAGCTGATGCAGATCATGCACGAGAAAGGGTTGCTCACCCGCGACGAAGACAACCGCTCGCACACCTACACAGCGGCTGTCGACGAAGAAGCGACGCAGCAGAGTTTATTGGACCGCTTTGTTGAAACAGCCTTTCGGGGATCAGCGTCGAAGCTGGTCATGCAGCTGCTGGGGCAGCATAAAGCCTCGAAAGAAGAACTGGATGAAATAAAAAATCTGCTCAACCAAATCGATGCTGACCATAAACCTCGTTAA
- a CDS encoding M3 family oligoendopeptidase yields MTSNESIAVLTRPDRHFIGEDVQLSGWDDVKPFFDELLQRPILNSDDLQQWLLDRSELESYLSEEFAWRYIRMTCDTANEELVNRLNFFIETIQPPMTSYGNELDLKAVNSPYLGQLTDEGYEVMVRGMKQAIDIFRTENIPLQTEAQTEERKYGAIVGAMTVTIDGKEMTLPEASDRLQSTDQAVREEAWRKVWERRFQDHEALDQLFDRLRDLRHQIATNAGFANFRDYMFAALGRFDYTPQDCFDFHASVANAVVPILNDLAEERKEKLGVDPLRPWDTKVDVDGRPPLKPFATGAELIEKAITCFDRLDKELGDDLRIMRAMGHLDLESRKGKAPGGYNYPLEEIGVPFIFMNATSSLRDLVTMVHEGGHAVHSFLTRTLPLKAFRNPPMEVAELASMSMELLSMDHWDVFFTDPEELRRAKLQHLESIIETLPWVATIDKFQHWIYENPSHTVAERRENWVRIYDEFTDSITDWTGITYYKEYIWQRQLHLYEVPFYYIEYGIAQLGAIGVWRNYRRDPAAGLAGYKAALSLGYKAPIREIYAAADVPFDFSRDYIRDLMEFVRQEIDKLHD; encoded by the coding sequence ATGACATCGAATGAATCCATCGCCGTTCTGACCCGGCCTGACCGGCACTTTATCGGCGAAGACGTACAACTTTCGGGCTGGGACGACGTAAAGCCCTTTTTTGATGAATTGCTCCAGCGGCCTATTCTCAACAGCGATGATCTGCAGCAATGGCTGCTCGACCGGAGCGAACTGGAATCCTATCTATCCGAAGAGTTTGCCTGGCGGTATATCCGCATGACCTGCGACACCGCGAATGAAGAACTGGTGAACCGGCTGAATTTCTTCATCGAAACCATTCAGCCGCCCATGACCAGTTACGGGAATGAACTCGATCTGAAAGCCGTCAACAGCCCCTATTTGGGTCAGTTGACCGACGAGGGGTATGAAGTGATGGTACGCGGGATGAAACAGGCCATCGATATTTTCCGAACTGAAAATATACCCCTGCAAACCGAAGCGCAGACCGAAGAGCGTAAGTACGGTGCCATCGTTGGCGCAATGACTGTAACGATCGACGGCAAAGAAATGACGCTCCCCGAAGCCAGCGACCGACTCCAGTCGACGGATCAGGCCGTGCGGGAAGAGGCCTGGCGTAAGGTGTGGGAGCGACGTTTCCAGGATCACGAAGCGCTGGATCAGCTCTTTGATCGGTTGCGGGATCTACGGCATCAGATTGCTACCAACGCTGGTTTTGCCAACTTTCGGGATTATATGTTTGCGGCTCTGGGCCGGTTCGATTATACCCCACAGGATTGCTTTGATTTTCATGCGTCGGTGGCCAATGCTGTTGTGCCGATACTGAATGATCTGGCTGAGGAACGTAAAGAAAAGCTGGGCGTCGATCCGTTACGTCCCTGGGACACAAAAGTAGACGTGGATGGTCGGCCACCGCTGAAACCTTTCGCAACGGGTGCCGAACTGATCGAGAAAGCCATCACTTGTTTCGACCGGCTCGATAAGGAACTGGGTGACGACCTGCGGATTATGCGGGCTATGGGTCACCTGGATTTGGAATCGCGGAAGGGGAAAGCGCCGGGGGGCTACAATTACCCACTCGAAGAAATTGGCGTACCGTTTATCTTCATGAATGCTACGTCAAGCCTGCGCGACCTGGTCACGATGGTACACGAAGGCGGCCACGCTGTCCACTCATTTCTGACGCGGACTTTGCCTCTGAAGGCGTTCCGGAATCCACCGATGGAAGTAGCCGAGTTGGCGTCGATGAGTATGGAGCTGCTATCGATGGATCACTGGGACGTATTTTTTACCGATCCCGAAGAATTACGTCGGGCCAAACTTCAGCACCTCGAGTCGATCATCGAAACGCTGCCCTGGGTGGCTACCATCGATAAGTTTCAGCATTGGATTTACGAGAATCCTAGTCATACCGTAGCCGAGCGCCGGGAAAACTGGGTTCGTATTTATGACGAGTTTACCGATTCGATCACCGACTGGACCGGTATTACGTATTATAAGGAATATATCTGGCAGCGGCAGCTTCACCTGTACGAAGTGCCGTTCTACTACATCGAGTACGGCATTGCGCAGTTGGGTGCTATTGGTGTCTGGCGAAATTACCGGCGCGATCCGGCGGCCGGGCTGGCTGGCTACAAGGCTGCCCTAAGCTTGGGTTATAAAGCTCCCATCCGGGAGATTTACGCAGCCGCTGATGTTCCGTTCGATTTTTCGCGCGATTATATTCGGGATCTGATGGAGTTTGTGCGGCAGGAGATCGATAAATTGCACGACTAA